aaatatacccTTGTACATCAGGTGGAGTTGTCGCATCCTGATGCAGAACTGAGGTTGCTGGAGGTGTTTTTCCACAAGATCTACAAGGTAACAGGCTAAATTCCTGTCTTTTACTTTGTctctatgtttttctttttactattttaatatGATGGCCTGTAGAGTTTAACACATTTTGTGTGATGTAATTTGGAAATCTTCCGAAACTTGGCAAATTTTTTTGATCCAATGTTACGCTTTGCAGATCTTTTCATCTACGGAAAGAATTGAGAATATCAATGACCAGTACTGGACTTTACGAGCAGAGGAGGTATAACACCAGGCTTCGCCTTCTTTCCTCTAGTTCTGTCATTGTCCACGCTTTGTCTGTTTTTCTGTCTCTCTTGTGACCTTCTGATtttgttatttgattttttcttgTTTCCCTTTAGATGTTGGTTCTTGTTTCTTTGAACTTTTTGCCTATCTTCTTTCTGTAGTTTCAGATTTGACAGCATTATAATGATGTGATAGTTTTGCTCTGGTTTAAGTATGTCTGTAATTGAAGGAGATAATTTATTTGCTGTTGCAATGTAGTGGAGCCTTTTAGGAGGCGTAGATCACATCACATTGTGACTAGTTGTATAGGCTATTTGAATACTTGAGATGAATGGTTGGGTTGAGCTATACTAATTCAATATAGTGTTCATACGCTGGTTAATGACTTTTGACTTCCTTATTTTACTATCTTGTGAAATCTCAGATACCTGAGGAAGAGAAGAATATTGGTCCCAGTGATCGATTAGTCCATGTGTACCATTTTACTAAAGAGGCCGGACAAAATCAAGCGGTAGTCCCCTATCAAGCTTAAGTTACTTCAAAAAAGTTATTTGAGGTTTCGATTCCTTTTTGTAACCATTGTTCCATTTGCAGCAAGTACAAAATTTCGGCGAGCCGTTCTTTCTGGTAatccacgaaggtgaaactTTAGAAGAAATCAAGTCCCGTATCCAAAAGAAGCTCCATGTACCTGATGAGGACTTCGCCAAGGTATGCAAGTCTTTGTTGACGCTGATTGTGATAATATCTACTGGAATGttaacgtttttttttgttattaatggtGGCAATATTGGGTTATTGTTAATTCGCTTTTTTTATCCTCTCTATGTCACCCAGTGGAAGTTTGCTTCTTTCTCAATGGGACGTCCCGACTACTTGCAGGACACAGAGGTCGTTTATGATCGCTTTCAGGTAGAAAGCGACTTCTTAACCTTGCTTATTGCTCAAAAGAAAATTCGATAGTTAATCCTCTTCTGTTTTTGGGAAAATTACAGAGAAAGGATGTATATGGTGCCTGGGAGCAGTATCTTGGGTTGGAGCACGTTGATAATGCTCCTAAAAGGGCTTATGCTGCAAATCAGGTAAAAAGAAAACCATCTCctgtctctgtctctctctctctaagaaGCTCTTCCTCTGTCTGTTAATAATACGTTTGAATGCTCTTTGGTTGTAGAACCGACACGCATACGAGAAGCCGGTGAGAATATACAATTAGGAGCGAGAGGAAACGTGGCTATCCGCGGAGGAAAGGGTGGTTTTGGTTGTGAGGTAGGACGATGTGGAGAGACTCAATTTAGATTTTCATAaccaaaaatgaaatatatctCTCAGGAAAAGGGTTTTTATTTTGGGCCCTGACGGTAGGTAGCAAGTGTGGTGATCTATTTTGCTTCCATAATCCTACTCTTTTGATGTTAATATTGTTTGTCTGAgagactacaaaaaaaaaacttatttttaagaTGAAAGCCCCCGTTCTTGGATTTGGGAGGGCGTTGGCTTTTTGGTTCAGAGTTAGGGTTATTTGGATTTTCGGGTACAGTGTTTCTatgttgaaaaatatatattttttaatatattctactCTCTTCTCGTTGATTTTTGCTGTTATAAGTTAATCTCTTGCATTTTTAAAATGATCGCCACAAAGTCTTGTTTCGGTAAAACTAAGCATGTAACAATCGTAAACAGTATTAGATTAGTCAATCAATCTCGAATGAAAGCTGGAAAATAATATGTGAAACTGAAGGTTTAGTTTTGGGTTCAGTGCGAAAAATTGTGAAGGTTAAAGTGGATGTAAATGGAAATGGCTGGAACCGTAGTTGGAGGCACTATGAAATTACTTAAAAATTGGGAAGgttaaaaaaatgattagttTATTATGTTAAAGTAGTATGATTTATAGCAAAATTGATTGTGGGATGTTAACTGTCCATGTATTCTATTGCAATATTTGTATATCATACTTCAGTTCTATTAGAATTAGGAGAGGTAGAGTGAATTGAATTTAGGTAGAGTttgttcattttaaaaataacagatttgttagatttGTAAagagtattaaaatatttttatattttttaaaagtcaatgaaactattttattataatgattttaaaatctttgaagatgtatgcaatattttattttttttaaatataatttaaattgttaagaattctattttcaataacattagattttgataaaattgaAGAGccattctataattttaaagataataaaattatagatataatttgaaaaataattctATATTTTTCACTGTAAATGTTACATATTGTATCTATAACTATATGTACATATTAAATTATAGCCACTGtaaatgttacatatttttcACTTTGAAACTATTTGTGAAATTATATCTAAGACTATAACCGGTTCGGTTATTCATTtccttaattctttttttttcaaatcaaattcTATTTCACTGAAGCTTGAATTCCATATGTTTTCTATATAATAAATCTGGAAAATTTGAATTTCATCtatttaaatagatttttagatattataattttgaaatgtaaaatgtgtttaccTTTTTCCATATAGTTTTTGACACTGGGAATGGCTTCATGCTTTTGGTAGTAATGCTCTGATCTTCCACGTTGTTGTGAAATATTAAGGCTAAAAGTATACTTTGATAAAATCTTCAACTTGAATCATGTCGAAAGAATCATGAAAAATTGAtttctgaaaagaaaaaagaatgaaCTTTTAAAAAGATCTTTACCACActtaaaccaaactaaaacaacaaagaaGCTGAAACTATTGAGTGAAAAAAGAGAAACAATAAATATAGGAGATGGAGCAGTTCCCGTAGATAGttagaattttgttttttcttttgaacgTGTCGAACAGTAGAAGCGGTTGTTtgagtaaaaatgaaaaatatttggtaactttagattttttttagatacataattatttgaaacaatttattaaaaaaataaggtcgtaggttcaaaattttgtttggttGGTGACTTGTGCTTTGGTATATAACGGATGATTGAAAAAGTTAGTCGGCAGGAAATAATTAACTGCGCCTAGCTCAGTGGATAGAGCGTCTGTTTCCTAAGGCCGTAGGTTCGACCCCTACCTGGCGCGAGGAACATTTTTCTCcttatttttgaaaacattttcttttgtttattttaaaatctcttaCTGTTGGCTTCGGTCAAACAGCAATTGACTCTTACTGTCGGCTTCGATCAAACAGCAAATGAATCTGGACAGGAAATGGTTTTAAATTCCGAGATTATAAGAAATTAAGAATAATATCAGTAGATattaattaacttaaaaattGCAGTTAATATTTTGATTACGTTTGCTACGCTGAAATAGAtatagaagttttttttgcttttaaacaCAAGCAGGGGCAGACCTAGGTTACGACTAGGTGAGACAAGTGCCACATAcaactttttaattttcattagttttattaagaaaactagaaattTAGATGGTTTAGTCCCTTCATTGCTCCATGCACTTTTTGTTGAAAATCAACAATAACGGCTGCTCTCTCCGTATCATTTTAAatggtgtttaaaaaaaaattgttttaaaataattgatgttttcactattctatataaaatttaatagaatttgaattttgtgatcaattacaaaatactgtttttttcttattggttAAACTAGTCtcatttaatgatttttttttttgtaaccaatgTAAATTGTAtaaaagtttgtatttttttaagagTGTCTTTTTTTAATCCATTTGCAAAAACCTTAAAAACTACTTATATTGATATAGAGGGAGTAGTATGTGGAAGCCCATTTAGTCCAATGGTTTGACTAAATGTTCATTAATGTTTCTACACCATCATGTCCAAGTTTCAATTCTCGAAAAaaacgatttattaaacaattaaaagAGGGAGTAGTATAATTTTGCTATTTAATACCATGTTATTATAGAGGCTAGATCCGCCCCTGAACACAAGTCCCGAGAACACATGATAGCCTAAGCTATATGTGGAGAAAGCTTTAAGCACCACGTTGTTGCTGAAGATTTCCCTAATCTGATGAACTTCACAGCCACTCCAGGGATGTATGTTCTTTGTATTCACCACTTCAAAGCCATTTCATTAAGATTTATGCAAAAATTGACCTAGGATGAAGATATGAGCCCTGATACAAGCCAGAGAGATCGCTTATGCTGTCGACTGATGCAATATAAATTCCTTTCCAACGAGCTTGCCACATCCCCTAATCGCCATGTCCCTTCTGTTACAGTACCTAAAACTATCACTACAGGAAATGTGAGTATTAATAGCGTCGTAGCATAGCGTTTTTTGCTTCTCTGCTATTGTATATAAACACGGGCCTTTATAATAGCGTTTTTGAAATGTATAAGCTATCTTTGTAGTCgcgggaaaataaaataattcagccGCGTTAATTTGGTAAGTGGAGGCGCCTTACCATtgcaaatcaaaaactaaatgctatcgtatatgaaaaaatatattaaaaataacttaagtATTAATCGAAACCGAGACTTCATTCTCTTCACTTCACTCTCTTCACATTCCTCAAAATCAAAACCGACTCATCGAAGTTCTTTTCGATTTGATTCTGAGTTTAGAATAGAGACTGGTTCTCTCGAGTCGAATCTCtttgattttgggtttctcTTTGATTCAAATCTCTTTTCACATGCATGTCCGCGTTAACACATGATTCGATTTTGATTGTGGGTTTCGATTAGGTTTCGATTAGGTTTTGAATATGATTGTGGGTTTCGATTAGGTTTTGAATATGATTGTGggtttcagtttgattttgaatatgattgaaggtttcgatttgattttgggtttagattttttgatcgaATGGCTTGATTTGATTTTGGATTTGTTTATCAGTTTCAGAAATGGCAAAGACAAGAGGACAAGTTGGTTCTCGTCGGAGTAAACGTAATCAAGGCTTGGAGGTAGTAGATCAAGAGGACAAGGCACCGCAACTAAAAGTGAAGAAAAGAACAGCAAAGAAAACGGCTTCCCCTAAAAAGAATTTAGTTTTAACGCCAACGAGAAGAAGTAGTAGAATCAAGAAAGTGGCTGCTGAAGATGATTACATAGAAGATGTAACACCTCCTAAGGATGATGAGGTAGAAGATGTTACACCTCCTAAGGATGATGAAGTACAAGATGTAACACCTGCTCAGGATGATGAAGTAGAAGATGATCAGGCTGAGAAGTCAATGtctgaagaagataaagacgatgaagaggatgtcaatgggaaagaggatgaagaagatggcgatgtcaatgggaaagagaatgaagaagatggagatctcaatgggaaagagaatgaagaagaaccGGCCAATATGGAAGATGATGGAGTTCTTAATGAGAAAGGGAACGAAGAGGAAGCTTGCGATATGGAAGAAGATGGCACTGCGCAAGATGATGAGATTCCTAGTACTGAAGGAGTTGAGCTAGCAGGGGgggaagtttcaaaaaaaaaataaaagaggacCTACAAAGTTGCGTAGAGTGGCTGAAAATCCCAATGATAAGATTATGGTCACATTCAATGACATTGGTGAGCATGTTGGACCTGGTTCAGTAACCCTATCGTCGTTTCTTGGTCCTCTTGTGAGGGAACATGTTCCGGTTACACTTGCCGATTGGAGAAAACTTGATGCAGCGACTAAAGCAACAATGTGGGAAGAAATTcaggtttgtatatatattagtatgttTTGTTTAACCGCAAGATGAAATTATAAACATGTTTAACTTGATTATTGTGATGCAGGGGAGGTTTAACTTGCAAGAAGAGTGGCAGAAAGCTGTTATTTTCAAGCAGCTGGGAAATGTGTGGAGGGCTGGGAAGTCAAGGCTGGTGTCACAAGTACGTGTGGCGAAGACTGCAGCTGAGAGAATAGCTTTAAAACCGAGCAACATCCCATCCCTTCAACTGTGGAACACTTGGGTTAAGAGTAAGACTACCAAATCTTTCACAGTGAGTTATCTACAACTAAGTAAGTTTCATCCTTAAAGGTCATGTCTGATGGATATAATCAATGTCATATTTATATTGTAGGAAACGAGTAACAAGTACAGAGCGATGAGAAGAAATCAGATTCCTCACACCACCAGCCGCAAAGGAATGCTTCGTTTAGCTGATGATATGGTAAAAGAGTAGTCAAACATCTACATATTGTAGATCAGCTTGTTAGATTAAAATGGTAGTGAGAtatgtttgttttcatatagaaaaaaaagagtaaagacccaAGTAAGGTGAGTAGATCCAAGGTTTGGATTGCGGGACACACTCATGCTGATGGCAGACCTGTGAAGCCCCAGTTTGCTGAGACTATTGTAAGCATTATGGAAGTTGTATATTGTGTATAGTTAATAGACTATGGCAATGAATGATTTTGTGTTTAAATGATTGTATCAGGAACAAATACAGTCACTTGACAGTCGGATGGACTCCACATCAGCTGCTGATAACATAAGGGAAGATGCTGTGAGCAAGGTTTTGGGAAAAGACAAACCTGGACGAGTAAGGGGCTTTGGTAGAGGGATTACAGCTAATAAGCTAGCATATCTGCAATTTAGAGACGCTAAGATTGCAGAAATGAAAAGTGAGATTGAAGAGTTAAAGGGGATGGTGCGAGAATTAGCTGAGAAGAAGGTAATCCTTTTCATTACCTTTGGTCAATTAGTTTTAAGACATTTACGATTTCCGTTGCCTTTTCTCAGAAAAGTAATGTTGATGCTGAAACATCTGAGAGTAGTGGTGGATTCAAAGAAGGAGTCAGAGTACAAATACTGGATTGGATTGAATCAGAGGATGTTGTTGTTGGTGAAGGAGAATTCTGCTCTGCTGAACCGAAGTACAAAATTGGTCGTATACCAATTGGTCCTAATGCAGTGGCTATCGTAGTTAAGTATGCACTAAGCGCATCAGCTTCACTCTGGAGGCCTACTACGGATGTGTTAACTCTTGATGAAGCTGTGGGATACAAGATATCTTGGCCAATGGATAAAGTGATTTTGGATAAGGATCCAAACTGTTCTGAAGATTTATCTAtggtaaattttcaaatcttgttttcttcttacaaCAATTGAGTCATCTCTAATCATTACTAAAATTTCTAATTTCAAATCTTGTTTTAGCAAAGCAAGGAAGGTGAATATCGAAGATGCAAGATATATGATTGGACCAATGATGAGGACGAGGTCATTGCTGAAGGTCTCGTGTGCTCTTCAAAATCCAAAGACATGGTTAACAACATACCTCTGGGTCCCAATGCTGTTAGTGTCGAAGTAGTGAAGGTGTTCAATGATCAAGCATATTTGTGGAGGCCAACCGCTGATATGTTCTTGATTGGTGATGCACTTAGCGAGAAAATAGCATGGCCAGTCCTAAAGGTTGAAGTCATGCCTACACCTGCTACAGAAGTAACACCAACTAAATGTGCAGGGAAGAAAATAGCATCACCTTCGAAGCCAGCCAAGAAAAAAGCAGTGGTATGTAATTGACAtgaagttaaatttttttatttgcctGATGATTGATGTTGCGTCCTTGATTGATGTTGGAACTTGCTTCTGTCATCTTGTTTGAGTTGTAGAGTCCAGGCAGCACTAGTTCGACCAGAAGTCCGAAGCAGAAGTGCACTCTCTTGGATTGCAACAACTCTGGACGTAAGGTAGCTGAAGGAAGGGTAGCTTCAACGGATCCGAATGAGTTGTGCCACTTTGTACCCCTAGGTCCAAATGCAAGCAAGGTGTGGATTGATGTGGCTAAGATCGGTGATGCAAAAGTCTGGAGGCCAAATTCAGAGATTGAATACATATCTGATGCAATGGGTTCGGTTGTGGCATGGCCAAATGACAAAATCAAGTTTGTCTAAAATTGTCGTCTGAAACATTTTTCAAGTTGGTTCTCATCGGCTATGTATTTCTAGTGTGTGATCGAATGTTTAGGTACTTTTTTACTCGGTTGAAATCATGTATGATATTATGTAACAGTTAgcagacaaaaaaacaaaaattatgtgttATATTATGATATAAGGTTATGTGTGAAAATGTTTAGCTTGTTAACCCCTATACCCTTAAGTGCATAATTTTACATTAAACCATaagctttaaaaattaaatccacAGACGGGaagaccaaaaattaaaatcctataccctaaagtgaaatccctaaaccctaaagtacAAACCTATACCCTATACCCTAATTGTACTTGATTTCACAATTTTGTTCATTCTTAAAAGGATATTGTAATCTTAATTTCACAAAACTgattagttataaattttataaacactcATTTgttcaaaccctataccctaaagcCTTTGTACATACAAATAAGTAGTAGTGTTTATGAACATATGAGCTAGATTGATCAATCTTATAAAAGCTcacataaaaaatttatattcatacaattttttttttgtaaaattggaaaactgaatatttgatttttaagatttaatttaattttttttgcttcaaaatcatatttatatattaatttccaGATTTCAAACGAAATTAATACCTTGAGCCAATAAGGAGTAACCTCCAAGATTGCAGACGTGGCAAACCATATGCCGATGGATGTGTCTTCCCAACTTCAATCTTAgccattctttttattttttgagccAATGAGGAGCAACTACTAAGATTGCACTCGGATTAATCATAGACCGTCCGATTTCTCTCCAAATCTTTGATCACAACCGTTCATTTTTTTCTGTCTCTGTTTGCACTCGGAAAATTTCAGAACACAACATCTCTCTTTCTGTCGAAACTCCTTTCTGTCTCGCGATCTAAAATCGAAAAAAACCCTAAAGAAAGCACATGTATCTCTCGAGCTAAAATCAAACCAGCTGTTCCTGTATTCGCCGATTGAAAGTAAGCAAATGGATAAGTCGTGGATTTGGCTTCCAAGGTATAACCTAAAATCCCTCGATCTCATTTCTACTCGCCGATTGAAATAAAGCTAACTTCTTTTGTCTGATTCTTGTAGGAATAGCCACGAGTATTCAGAAGGAGCAACTAATTTTGTGAATTCGTCCGCAAAAAGATTGGGAAGTCTGTCTGAAATGCTATGCCCTTGTAGAGACTGCCGCAATCTGAGCCATCAGTCACTGGATAAAATTGTGGAGCATTTGGTGATTAGGGGTATGGATAAGAAGTATAAGAGTTCTCGTTGGAGTATTCATGGAGAAAAAAGAGATTCTGCAGAAGACagtgttcttcaatatgaaacAGAGGCGTTTGATTTGTTTAAGACAATATTCTCCATGGACGAAGGTGGTCCAAACCCGACAACTGACAACGAAGACGATGAAGCACCAGAGGAAATTGAGTTTAAGAAAAAGCTCAGAGACGCTCAAACGCCATTATACTCGGATTGTCTCAAGCACACAAAGGTTTCAGCTATCATGGGACTTTACAGATTCAAGGTTAAAAGTGGTGTGTCGGAGAACTACTTTGATCAGCTGTTGGTTTTACTTGAGGATTTGCTACCTGAAGACAATGTTCTTCCCAAGAGTTTAGCTGCAATCAAAAAATTTCTGAAGATCTTTGGGTTCGGCTACGACAGTATTCATGCTTGCAAGAATGATTGCATATTGTATAGGAAGGAGTATGAGAACCTAGAAAGCTGTCCAAGATGCAAAGTTTCAAGATGGGAAATGGATAAGCACAGTAATGAGTTAAAGGTGGGGATTCCGGCAAAGGTCCTTAGATATTTTCCAATCAAGGACAGGTTTAGGAGGATGTTTAGATCACAAAGGATGGCTGAAGATCTGCGTTGGCACTATACCAATGCCACTGAAGATGGTACAATGCGGCACCCTGTTGATTCTATCTCTTGGGCACAAGTGAATGCTAAATGGCCAGACTTTGCTGCTGATCCACGGAATCTTCGACTTGGGATTTCTACAGATGGGATGAACCCTTTCTCCATGCAAAGCACCAATCACAGCACATGGCCAGTGTTGTTAGTGAACTATAACACGCCTCCAACCATGTGTATGAAGGCTGAGAATATAATGCTGACTTTGTTGATCCCTGGTCCTACTGCTCCTGGTAACAACATTGATGTTTACCTAGCACCACTGATAGACGATCTAAAGGATTTGTGGGCTGAGGGTATTGAAGTGTATGACTCATTTGCGAAGGAGAACTTTAATCTCAGAGCCTTGCTGCTTTGGAGTATCAGTGACTATCCAGCCTTAGGAACACTGTCTGGATGTAAAGTAAAGGGGAAACAAGCCTGCAATGTATGTGGAAAGGATACACCTGCAAGGTGGCTTAAGTTTAGCCGCAAGTTTGTCTACATGAGTAACAGAAGGAGACTACCGCCTGGCCATCGTTACAGATATAAAAAAGCTTGGTTTGACAACACTGTGGAGGAAGGGAATGCTAATAGGATACAAACAGGCGCTGAGATATATGAGACACTACAAGCTTTTACGAATGATTTTGGTAGACCTctagagaaggaaaaaaaaaggaaaagactagagttggaagatgatgaGAGGTTACAAGAAGAAGAGTGTGAAGAATCAAATGAACTATGGCGGtggaagaagagatcaataTTCTTTGATCTACCTTACTGGAAGGTAAACTATAGTAACTGACCTATATTATCTGATTACtggaagaagagatcaataTGTCTAACAGTTTCTTGTTTAATGTGTTAGGAGTTGCCTGTTCGTCACAATATTGATGTTATGCACGTAGAAAAGAATGTGTCCGATGCTATATTGTCTCTGTTGATGCAAAGTGCGAAGTCAAAAGATGGGTTGAAAGCAAGAAAAGACTTAGAAGATATTGGAATCAGAAAGCACTTGCACACAGAGGTGAGGGGAAAGAAAACATACTTACCTCCTGCTGCCTACTGGTTATCGAAGAGAGAGAAGACCATTTTCTGCCAAAGGTTAGCTAAGTTTAGAGGCCCTGATGGTTATTGTGGTAATATTGCGAATAGTGTTTCAGTTAACCCTCCAAATATTGGTAGTTTAAAGTCGCATGATCATCATGTCTTAGTACAGAACTTGTTACCAGCTGCATTAAGAGGGTTGTTACATAGGGGTCCTAGGATAGCCATAAATAGATTATGCAGTTACTTCAACAGGTTGTGTCAGCGCATCATTG
This region of Brassica napus cultivar Da-Ae chromosome C5, Da-Ae, whole genome shotgun sequence genomic DNA includes:
- the LOC125587898 gene encoding uncharacterized protein LOC125587898, encoding MDSTSAADNIREDAVSKVLGKDKPGRVRGFGRGITANKLAYLQFRDAKIAEMKSEIEELKGMVRELAEKKKSNVDAETSESSGGFKEGVRVQILDWIESEDVVVGEGEFCSAEPKYKIGRIPIGPNAVAIVVKYALSASASLWRPTTDVLTLDEAVGYKISWPMDKVILDKDPNCSEDLSMQSKEGEYRRCKIYDWTNDEDEVIAEGLVCSSKSKDMVNNIPLGPNAVSVEVVKVFNDQAYLWRPTADMFLIGDALSEKIAWPVLKVEVMPTPATEVTPTKCAGKKIASPSKPAKKKAVSPGSTSSTRSPKQKCTLLDCNNSGRKVAEGRVASTDPNELCHFVPLGPNASKVWIDVAKIGDAKVWRPNSEIEYISDAMGSVVAWPNDKIKFV
- the LOC106454169 gene encoding uncharacterized protein LOC106454169, yielding MDKSWIWLPRNSHEYSEGATNFVNSSAKRLGSLSEMLCPCRDCRNLSHQSLDKIVEHLVIRGMDKKYKSSRWSIHGEKRDSAEDSVLQYETEAFDLFKTIFSMDEGGPNPTTDNEDDEAPEEIEFKKKLRDAQTPLYSDCLKHTKVSAIMGLYRFKVKSGVSENYFDQLLVLLEDLLPEDNVLPKSLAAIKKFLKIFGFGYDSIHACKNDCILYRKEYENLESCPRCKVSRWEMDKHSNELKVGIPAKVLRYFPIKDRFRRMFRSQRMAEDLRWHYTNATEDGTMRHPVDSISWAQVNAKWPDFAADPRNLRLGISTDGMNPFSMQSTNHSTWPVLLVNYNTPPTMCMKAENIMLTLLIPGPTAPGNNIDVYLAPLIDDLKDLWAEGIEVYDSFAKENFNLRALLLWSISDYPALGTLSGCKVKGKQACNVCGKDTPARWLKFSRKFVYMSNRRRLPPGHRYRYKKAWFDNTVEEGNANRIQTGAEIYETLQAFTNDFGRPLEKEKKRKRLELEDDERLQEEECEESNELWRWKKRSIFFDLPYWKELPVRHNIDVMHVEKNVSDAILSLLMQSAKSKDGLKARKDLEDIGIRKHLHTEVRGKKTYLPPAAYWLSKREKTIFCQRLAKFRGPDGYCGNIANSVSVNPPNIGSLKSHDHHVLVQNLLPAALRGLLHRGPRIAINRLCSYFNRLCQRIIDPEKLISMETEFVETMCQLERFFPPALFDIMFHLPLHLSREARLGGPVHFRWMYPFERYMKTLKAFVKNYARPEACMAEAYLAGECVAFCLEFLKESVPVQEAVNRNEDVEADRMVVEGRPLQKGIEVTLSDKDRDIAHRYVLMNMASLDPFLEMHLEELQAKDARLAKNETLLWKNHTEHFTEWLKNKIHLDSKDSHSKEIRWLAFGPRNVALAHKGFIINGQQFHTDAVKLKTQNSGVTYEAFSMCRSSARDMRQVADMITYYGVIKCNWANTSNGVKEEDGFTLVNLHMNQAAYLKDPFILPSQAKQVFYSREDDASNWYVVMRAPPRGYHELETE